GAGGACGAGGCGCTCCTGCCCTTCGCGGTCGCCCGGGTCCGGCGCGGCCCGCGCACCGGCCTGCTCTACGGCGCGGCCGGTTCCAACAGCTTCGCGGCCAGCCTGATCGAGGACATGCGGCGGGGCACCGAGCTGCCCACGGAGAGCGGGCGGCTAGTCTTTGCCACCACCTCGGCCTTCGACCCGGAGGTCACGGTCGACGTGGCCGATATCCGCCGGCTCTCGGCCGAGCAGAGCAACACCTCGATCGCTGTCGGCTCGAAGATGATGCTCAAGCTGCTGCGCCGCCTGCAGCCGGGCATCCATCCCGAGATCGAGGTCGGGCGCTTCCTCACCGAGCAGGCGGGCTTCGCCAACACCCCGGCCCTGCTCGGCACGCTGGAGCACGTGGCCGAGGACGGCACCCGCACGGCGCTGGCGGTGCTGCAGAAGTTCGTCATGAACCAGGGCGACGCCTGGACGCTGATGCTGGAGGGCCTGCGCCGGGACTTCGAGACCGTGGTGCTCACCCCCGAGAGCGAGGCCGCGACCCCCGCGGAGGCGTTCCAGGCCCACGGGCCCTGGGCCGACCTGCTCGGGCGGCGCACCGCCGAGCTGCACGCGGCCCTCGCCATCGAGACCGACGATCCGGCCTTCGCGGCCGAGCCCTTCACCGCGGACGATCTCGCGGTGCTGGCGCGCGACGCCCGCTACCAGGCCGAGCGCGCCTTCCGGGCGTTGAAGGGCCTGGCCGAGCGCGGCCTCGATGCCGGCAAGCCGGCCTGCGCGGCGCTGGCGGGGCGCGCGAGCGAGGTCGAGGCCTTGATCGCGGCGCTGACCGCCGAGCCGCCGGTCGGCGCCCACAAGACCCGCATCCACGGCGACTACCACCTCGGACAGGTGCTGGTCGCCGAGAGCGACCTGATCATCGCCGACTTCGAGGGCGAGCCCTCGCGTCCGGCCGACGAGCGCCGGGCCAAGTCGATGCCGCTGCGCGACGTGGCCGGGCTGATGCGCTCCTTCGCGTACGGGGCCGAGACGGTGACCCGCGAGATCGCCGCCCGGTTCGGCGACAGCGAGGAGCGGGCGCGGGGCGCCGCCGCCGCGTGGCGGCGCATGATCGAGGCGGCGTTCCTGACCGGCTACCAGTCGGCCGTGGACGGGTCCCGGGCGGCCGTGACCGACCCGGACACGCGGGCACGGCTGCTGCGCCTCTGCCTGCTGACCAAGGCCCTCTACGAAGTCGATTACGAGGCCAATAACCGACCGGACTGGATCGAAATCCCTGCCCATGGGGTTCTCACCATTCTGGACACGGACGGACACGAGCCCGGAGCAACTGCATGACGGCGATCGACGAGACCTTCGCAACGCGGGCCGAACCGGAAGCGGGGACGGCGCGGCATGCGGATGTCCCGGGCTCCGGCACCGCCGGGCAGCCGCCGAGCGTCCACCCGGACGCGATCGCCGCGCTGATGGCCGCCAACCACGGCGATCCGTTCGCGGTGCTCGGGCCCCATCGGGTCGGGCCGAATGCCTGGGAGGTGCGCGCCGTGCTGCCCGAGGCCCGGGCCGCCGCCCTGGTGATGGACGGGCGCACCGTGCCGTTCGAGAAGCGTCACCCGGACGGCTTCTACGTCGCCCGGATCGCGGGCGAGCACCGGCCGCTCTACGAGATCGAGGTCGAGTCCTGGGACGGCACCAAGCGCCGCCGCTACGACCCCTACGGCTTCGGCTCGTCGATCGAGCAGTACGACGTCGCCTCCCTGCGCGAGGTCGGCACCAACCTGGTCTACCGGATGCTCGGCGCCCAGTCGGGGCAGCTCGACGGCATCGACGGCTTCCGCTTCGCGGTCTGGGCCCCGAACGCCCGCAAGGTCAGCGTGGTCGGCGACTTCAACGACTGGGACGGGCGCCGCCACCCGATGCGCCTCTGGCAGGACGGCGGCATCTGGGAATTGTTCGTGCCGGGCCTCAAGGCCGGCGTGCGCTACAAGTTCGAGATCCGCGGCCCCGACGGGTCCCTGGTCCCGCTCAAGGCCGACCCGGTCGCCTTCGCGGCCCAGCACCCGCCGGAGACCGCCTCGGTCACCCACGGGTCGGGCGAGTTCGACTGGCGCGATTCCGGCTGGATGAGCACCCGCGGCGCCAAGGATCCGCGCCACGCGGCGATCTCGGTCTACGAGGTTCATCTCGGCTCCTGGGCGCGGGTGCCCGAGGAGGGCAACCGCTATCTCACCTACCGGGAGCTCGCCGAGCGGCTGATCCCCTACGTCAAGGATATGGGCTTCACCCATATCGAGATGCTGCCGATCACCGAGTTCCCGTTCGACGGGTCCTGGGGCTACCAGCCGGTCTCGCTGTTCGCGCCGACCAGCCGCTTCGGCACGCCGGAGGACTTCGCCGCCTTCGTGGACGCCGCCCACGAGGCCGGCATCGGCGTGCTGCTCGACTGGGTGCCGGGCCACTTCCCGCTCGACGCCCACGGGCTCGGCCTGTTCGACGGCACGCACCTCTACGAGCACGCCGACCCGCGCCAGGGCTTCCACCAGGACTGGGGCACCTACATCTACAATTTCGGGCGGACCGAGGTCGCGACCTTCCTGGCCGCCAACGCCCGGTTCTGGCTGGAGCACTACCACCTCGACGGCCTGCGGGTGGATGCCGTGGCGTCGATGCTCTACCTCGACTATTCCCGCCGCCAGGGCGAGTGGATCCCGAACCGCTACGGCGGCAACGAGAACCTCGACGCCATCGACTTCCTGCGCAAGACCAACGAGGCGACCTACAGCCACGCCCCGGGGACGATCACGGTGGCGGAGGAATCGACCTCCTGGCCGGGCGTCTCGCACCCGACCTACACGGGCGGCCTGGGCTTCGGCTTCAAGTGGAACATGGGCTGGATGCACGACACCCTGCATTTCATGCAGGAGGATCCGATCCACCGCCGCTACCACCACCACAACCTGACCTTCGGGCTGCTCTACGCCTTCTCGGAGAATTTCATCCTGCCGCTCTCCCACGACGAGGTCGTGCACGGGAAGGGCTCGCTGCTCGGCAAGATGCCGGGCGACCGCTGGCAGAAATTCGCGAATCTCCGGGCCTATTACGGCTTCATGTGGGGGCATCCCGGCAAGAAGCTGCTGTTCATGGGCGGCGAGTTCGGTCAGGAGCGGGAGTGGAACCACGACCACAGCCTGGATTGGCACCACCTCGACGACCCGCTGCACAAGGGCGTGCAGAGCGTGGTGCGCGACCTGAACCGGCTCTACGTCTCGACGCCGGCCCTCTACAGCCGCGACGTCGAGCATACCGGCTTCCAGTGGCTGGTGGCGGACGACCAGGACAACAGCGTGATCGCCTGGGCCCGCAAGGGCGCGAAGCCCGGCGAGGTCGCCATCGTGGTGTCGAACTTCACGCCGGTGCCGCGCGAGGGCTACCGGATCGGCGTGCCGCAGGCGGGTTTTTATCGCGAGGCGTTCAACTCGGATGCCGGGGTGTATGGTGGGTCCAACCTGGGCAACCAGGGGGGCCGCCATACCGACGATCAGGCGAGCCACGGCCAGAAGCAGAGCCTGTCGCTGACCCTGCCGC
This window of the Methylobacterium tardum genome carries:
- the glgB gene encoding 1,4-alpha-glucan branching protein GlgB, whose protein sequence is MTAIDETFATRAEPEAGTARHADVPGSGTAGQPPSVHPDAIAALMAANHGDPFAVLGPHRVGPNAWEVRAVLPEARAAALVMDGRTVPFEKRHPDGFYVARIAGEHRPLYEIEVESWDGTKRRRYDPYGFGSSIEQYDVASLREVGTNLVYRMLGAQSGQLDGIDGFRFAVWAPNARKVSVVGDFNDWDGRRHPMRLWQDGGIWELFVPGLKAGVRYKFEIRGPDGSLVPLKADPVAFAAQHPPETASVTHGSGEFDWRDSGWMSTRGAKDPRHAAISVYEVHLGSWARVPEEGNRYLTYRELAERLIPYVKDMGFTHIEMLPITEFPFDGSWGYQPVSLFAPTSRFGTPEDFAAFVDAAHEAGIGVLLDWVPGHFPLDAHGLGLFDGTHLYEHADPRQGFHQDWGTYIYNFGRTEVATFLAANARFWLEHYHLDGLRVDAVASMLYLDYSRRQGEWIPNRYGGNENLDAIDFLRKTNEATYSHAPGTITVAEESTSWPGVSHPTYTGGLGFGFKWNMGWMHDTLHFMQEDPIHRRYHHHNLTFGLLYAFSENFILPLSHDEVVHGKGSLLGKMPGDRWQKFANLRAYYGFMWGHPGKKLLFMGGEFGQEREWNHDHSLDWHHLDDPLHKGVQSVVRDLNRLYVSTPALYSRDVEHTGFQWLVADDQDNSVIAWARKGAKPGEVAIVVSNFTPVPREGYRIGVPQAGFYREAFNSDAGVYGGSNLGNQGGRHTDDQASHGQKQSLSLTLPPLATMIFLLEG